One Exiguobacterium sp. BMC-KP genomic window, CAGAATTCGCGAACAGCCGTGAGTATCAAGACTTTTGGACACGCCTGTTCTCGGGCTTCAGTACAGCGGATAAAATCAAACGAGTCGATGCCCGGGGCGACATCTTATGGCTTGAAGCAACCTACATGCCGATCTTTGAGGGAGAAGAAGTCGTCGGCGTCGTCAAGATTGCCAGTAACATCACGGACCGGATTGACCGGGTACAAGGATATGCGAAAAGCTTCCAGACGCTTGCTGAGGGATTGAATTTGCAATCGGTTCATGGATCGAAAGAGGGCAACCGGCTTCAAGAGACGATGACTACGATCGCGAGTGAAACGGCAGAAAACCAACAGACGTTCGAAACGCTGTATGACCAAGCAATCGAGATCACAAAGATTGCTGATACGATCAAGGAGATTGCTGCCCGGACGAACCTGTTGTCGCTGAACGCGGCAATCGAAGCGGCACGTGCTGGAGAACATGGTAAAGGCTTTACCGTTGTTGCGAGTGAAGTCAAAAATTTATCGGATTTAGTCGGAAGTGCAGTCGTCGAAGTACGGACGAATACGGAAACGATGAACCGTCAAATCATGGCGATGATGAAAAAGATTGAAGCGTCCCATCTCGAAGTCGCGTCAAGCCTTGCGACAGTAAAGGAAACGATGCAACGTTTTACCGCGATCGAAGAGGTCGCACATCAACTCGAGCAACAAACGGAAGATTTTCGGTCGTTTATTTGAGAAGAATACAAAGAGAGCGATGGCGAGAAGTCATCGCTTTTTTGTTTAGTCAAATTAGTCGTTTTGGAAGAGTACAGGCGTGGGAAATAACACGTGAGCCCGTTGACCGCAGAACGGAGGCACGTTATAATTCAAATAGACGTTTGAATGTAAAGCAAAAGGAGGCAACGTCATGGCACATGATCATCATCACCACCATCATCATACCGACAATAAAAAGGTACTGGGCCTGTCGTTCCTGATCATCACCGCGTTCATGATCGTCGAGGTCATCGGCGGAATTTGGACGAACAGTCTAGCGTTGTTATCGGACGCCGGGCACATGTTAAGTGACTCGATTTCACTTGCGATCGCCCTGCTAGCCTTCCAGTTCTCGAGTCAAGCACCGGATGCGAACAAGACGTTCGGTTCAAAACGCTTTGAAATCCTAGCCGCCATCATAAACGGCGTGACGTTGATCGTCATCGCTCTCTATATTTTCATTGAAGCCATTCAGCGTTTCATCGATCCACCCGCTGTCGCAACGACCGGGATGCTGATCATCAGTGTCCTCGGGTTGCTCGTTAATATCTTGGTCGCCTGGATCATGACACGTGGCGGTGGACATGAACACAATCTCAACATGCGTGGTGCGTATCTACACGTCTTAAGCGACATGCTTGGATCAGTTGGAGCGATTGCGGCGGCTCTTCTGATCATGTTCTTCGGTTGGGGATGGGCGGATCCGCTCGCGAGTGTCATCGTTGCGATCCTCGTCTTACGGAGCGGTTATTACGTGACGAAGGCGTCGGTGCACGTCTTGATGGAAGGGACGCCGAGCGACGTCGATATCGATGAAGTCGTCGCGACGATTCAGACGAACGAAGCCGTCCTCGGACTACATGATTTACACATTTGGTCGATCACAAGTGGCTATAACGCGTTATCGTGTCACGTCGTCGTCAAAGAAGACATGACCGTCCGGGAGTCGGAATCGATTCGTGAACAAATCGATCACGATTTAAAACATGTCGGTATTGAACACGCGACGATTCAGGTCGAGACGAATCAACACGCGCATGGTGATACGTTGTATTGCGACGGGAAACATGAATCGCATTCACATTAAAAAACGAGCGCATGTCCAAGTCGGACGTGCGCTCGTTTGCTTATGCTTAAATGATCGGCACCGTTGGTAGAAACAGCGTCGCGAACAGACTGATACTCAAGAACATCGAGTATCCGAAAAAGGTCGTTTTGGCATTTCCAGCAGCTCGGTTACCTAAGTACATGAAAAAGACGATAGATAAGAACGTCAAACCCGTCAATACGGACGAGTGGTGTTGATCCGGCGAAGGAGCAAGCGACTGGACAAGATGCGCGAGACCAAGCGGCAGGACGATCAATAGAAAGTAGTAGCCTAGACGAGCCTCGGATGGGACGTCGACCTGTTTCTGTTCGGTTTCATAGTCATAACGCGTTTGCGTTTTCATGGATCTTCACCTCCCTATGCGTTTTAGTATAGCGAATGAACATGTCGGCTCTGTTACAGACGGGTAAGAATGCCTTAACAGACGATGACGATGTGATGACGAAAAAAGAATGGGCAGCAATTGAGAAAAATTGTAAGATGAACAAGAAGTCGTTTTAGGAAAGGAATAAAGCATTATGTCACGTGCGTTTCGTTTTATGTATGTCTCCGATCTGTTATCGACCGTCGGGACGAGTTTCGTCTATATCGCGATCTACTGGTTAAGTGCGGAACAGATCAGTGCTGCTGGTGTCGCCTTGCTTGCAACCGGTGTCTTTTTGATTCGTTTTCTTGTCTCAACGTTCGTCGGACCATGGATCGACCGCTTCGTCAGTGCATCGTTGTACCAAACATCGTTACTCATTCGGATACTGGCGCTTAGTATCGCGTTAGCTGGGATTGGACTGACGGACGTCGTCCTACCGTGGTTACTCGGCTTACTCGTTGTTCAGACGATTCTACAAATCGTGGGTGGAAATGCCGTCTTCACATGGGTCGTCGATTTAGTCGAAGATGATCAATTGCCGCAAGCGAATGCCTATCTCGCAACCATCGAACGAATCGGTACGCTAAGCGGATTTTTACTCGGTGGGATGATGATCGCCCATTTCTCGATGGCGAGTAT contains:
- a CDS encoding methyl-accepting chemotaxis protein, with the protein product MNETLPRPLRSPAILSSLESNVAMICFDRQRRVVDVNDLFAKTMKYKRDEMIGLQHHTFCTPEFANSREYQDFWTRLFSGFSTADKIKRVDARGDILWLEATYMPIFEGEEVVGVVKIASNITDRIDRVQGYAKSFQTLAEGLNLQSVHGSKEGNRLQETMTTIASETAENQQTFETLYDQAIEITKIADTIKEIAARTNLLSLNAAIEAARAGEHGKGFTVVASEVKNLSDLVGSAVVEVRTNTETMNRQIMAMMKKIEASHLEVASSLATVKETMQRFTAIEEVAHQLEQQTEDFRSFI
- a CDS encoding cation diffusion facilitator family transporter, which produces MAHDHHHHHHHTDNKKVLGLSFLIITAFMIVEVIGGIWTNSLALLSDAGHMLSDSISLAIALLAFQFSSQAPDANKTFGSKRFEILAAIINGVTLIVIALYIFIEAIQRFIDPPAVATTGMLIISVLGLLVNILVAWIMTRGGGHEHNLNMRGAYLHVLSDMLGSVGAIAAALLIMFFGWGWADPLASVIVAILVLRSGYYVTKASVHVLMEGTPSDVDIDEVVATIQTNEAVLGLHDLHIWSITSGYNALSCHVVVKEDMTVRESESIREQIDHDLKHVGIEHATIQVETNQHAHGDTLYCDGKHESHSH